In a single window of the Streptomyces cinnabarinus genome:
- a CDS encoding enoyl-CoA hydratase/isomerase family protein: MTVNLEVADGVGTLRLDRPPMNALDIATQDRLKELAEEAARRDDVRAVVIYGGEKVFAAGADIKEMQAMDHTAMVLRSRALQDSFTAVARIPKPVVAAVTGYALGGGCELALCADFRIAGENAKLGQPEILLGLIPGAGGTQRLSRLIGPSKAKDLIFTGRMVKADEALTLGLVDRVVPADEVHTAAHAWAAKLAQGPAIALRAAKESIDTGLETDIDTGLAVERNWFAGLFATPDRETGMRSFVEEGPGKAKFL, from the coding sequence ATGACCGTGAATCTCGAAGTCGCCGACGGTGTGGGCACGCTCCGCCTGGACCGCCCCCCGATGAACGCGCTGGACATCGCCACCCAGGACCGCCTCAAGGAACTCGCCGAGGAGGCGGCCCGGCGCGACGACGTACGCGCCGTGGTGATCTACGGCGGCGAGAAGGTGTTCGCGGCGGGCGCGGACATCAAGGAGATGCAGGCCATGGATCACACCGCCATGGTCCTGCGGTCCCGCGCCCTCCAGGACTCCTTCACCGCCGTGGCCCGGATCCCCAAGCCGGTGGTCGCGGCGGTGACCGGGTACGCCCTGGGCGGCGGCTGCGAGCTCGCCCTGTGCGCGGACTTCCGGATCGCCGGGGAGAACGCCAAGCTGGGCCAGCCGGAGATCCTGCTGGGCCTGATCCCGGGTGCGGGCGGCACCCAGCGGCTGTCCCGGCTGATCGGCCCCTCCAAGGCGAAGGACCTCATCTTCACCGGCCGGATGGTCAAGGCGGACGAGGCGTTGACGCTCGGTCTGGTGGACCGTGTGGTCCCCGCCGATGAGGTCCACACGGCCGCGCACGCCTGGGCGGCCAAGCTGGCGCAGGGCCCGGCGATCGCGCTGCGCGCGGCCAAGGAGTCCATCGACACCGGCCTGGAGACCGACATCGACACCGGTCTCGCGGTGGAACGCAACTGGTTCGCGGGCCTGTTCGCGACGCCCGACCGGGAGACGGGCATGCGCAGCTTCGTGGAAGAGGGCCCGGGCAAGGCGAAGTTCCTCTGA
- a CDS encoding ATP-binding protein, with amino-acid sequence MAGLEGIEQPRGHSRATAARWSPAVEDEHALKALELFGNPTEAEVPLPSRPESAATARRLAQVVVLRHWGLTPRMTEDAVLLVSELVGNAVRHTGARVFGLRMRRRRGWIRIEVRDPSRGLPCLMPVQEMDISGRGLFLVDKLADRWGVDLLPRGKTTWFEMRVADR; translated from the coding sequence ATGGCGGGGCTGGAGGGTATCGAACAGCCGCGGGGACACAGCCGTGCGACCGCGGCGCGCTGGTCGCCGGCGGTCGAGGACGAACACGCCTTGAAGGCGCTGGAGTTGTTCGGCAATCCCACGGAGGCGGAAGTTCCGCTCCCTTCCCGGCCCGAATCCGCGGCCACGGCCCGTCGCCTGGCCCAGGTAGTAGTACTCCGCCACTGGGGCCTGACGCCCAGAATGACGGAAGACGCCGTCTTACTCGTCTCGGAACTGGTAGGCAACGCCGTCCGCCACACCGGCGCCCGCGTCTTCGGACTCCGGATGCGTCGCCGCCGCGGCTGGATCCGGATCGAGGTCCGGGACCCCTCCAGGGGCCTGCCCTGTCTGATGCCGGTCCAGGAGATGGATATCAGCGGCCGGGGCCTGTTCCTCGTCGACAAGCTGGCCGACCGCTGGGGAGTGGACCTGCTCCCGCGGGGCAAGACCACCTGGTTCGAAATGCGCGTCGCGGACCGCTGA
- a CDS encoding polysaccharide deacetylase family protein, whose amino-acid sequence MIKTDRRTVLRAAAALVAATACTPTRAVGHPATPEPSSPRRIPGRPTHLTHGPGDTHRVALTFHGNGDPGTAEAILDAADEHGARITVLAVGTWLDANPALARRILDAGHDLGNHTQHHLDINAMPEAQARAEITACARRLKRLSGTIGPWFRPSRAARASPLVARLAKDTGYPHVLSYDVDPLDFTGPGPTALADTLTADIRPGSIVSLHFGYPDTVAALPAVLEDLHRRGLTAVTTTELFS is encoded by the coding sequence GTGATCAAGACCGACCGCCGGACGGTGCTCCGTGCCGCCGCCGCCCTGGTCGCCGCAACGGCCTGCACCCCCACCCGCGCCGTCGGCCACCCCGCCACGCCCGAGCCCTCGTCCCCCCGCCGCATCCCGGGCCGGCCGACCCACCTCACCCACGGGCCCGGCGACACACACCGGGTGGCGCTCACCTTTCACGGCAACGGCGACCCCGGCACCGCCGAGGCGATCCTCGACGCGGCCGACGAACACGGCGCCCGCATCACCGTGCTGGCCGTGGGCACCTGGCTGGACGCCAACCCCGCCCTCGCCCGCCGCATCCTCGACGCCGGCCACGACCTCGGCAACCACACCCAGCACCACCTCGACATCAACGCGATGCCCGAGGCGCAGGCACGAGCCGAGATCACCGCCTGCGCGCGGCGCCTGAAGCGCCTCAGCGGAACCATCGGCCCCTGGTTCCGCCCCTCCCGCGCCGCCCGGGCCTCCCCCCTCGTCGCCCGCCTGGCCAAGGACACCGGCTATCCCCACGTCCTCTCCTACGACGTCGACCCCCTCGACTTCACGGGCCCGGGCCCCACCGCCCTGGCCGACACCCTCACCGCCGACATCCGCCCCGGATCGATCGTGAGCCTGCACTTCGGCTACCCGGACACGGTCGCCGCCCTCCCCGCCGTACTCGAAGACCTCCACCGCCGCGGACTGACCGCCGTCACCACCACGGAGCTGTTCAGTTGA
- a CDS encoding YncE family protein — MQHNIVKATLLAGAALATLAACGTESREKESRATKAAAVPAPPKKKQPVQGLPGMPPVLDPKDVYAADRPNKLSPVVKDFPSRVYVPNTESDTVSVIDPKTYEIIDTIPVGRQPQHVVPSWDMKTLWVNNNRGHTLTPIDPRTGKAGKEVEVHDPYNLYFTPNGKYAVVMASLDRELVFRDPHTMKRVKTEPVTCYGVNHADFSLDGKYFIVSCEFSGELLKVDTEKMKVVGQQKLPFDGAMPQDVKISPDGKKFYIADMMADGMWVLDGDKFDEPKLLPTGKGCHGLYVSRDSREMYVSNRGEGSVSVFDFTQDRLTKKWQLSDGGSPDMGGVSADGKVLWLSGRYDAEVYAIDTRTGAQLARIPVGSGPHGLAVYPQPGRYSLGHTGIFR, encoded by the coding sequence ATGCAACACAACATCGTGAAGGCCACCCTGCTCGCGGGCGCGGCCCTCGCCACGCTCGCCGCCTGCGGCACCGAGAGCAGGGAGAAGGAGTCCCGCGCCACCAAGGCCGCGGCCGTCCCCGCCCCGCCGAAGAAGAAGCAGCCGGTCCAGGGACTGCCCGGGATGCCCCCGGTCCTGGACCCCAAGGACGTGTACGCCGCCGACCGGCCCAACAAGCTCTCCCCGGTGGTCAAGGACTTCCCGAGCCGCGTCTACGTCCCCAACACCGAGTCCGACACGGTCTCGGTCATCGACCCGAAGACGTACGAGATCATCGACACGATCCCGGTCGGCCGCCAGCCCCAGCACGTGGTCCCGTCCTGGGACATGAAGACGCTGTGGGTCAACAACAACCGCGGCCACACCCTCACCCCCATCGACCCCAGGACCGGCAAGGCGGGCAAGGAGGTGGAGGTCCACGACCCGTACAACCTCTACTTCACGCCCAACGGCAAGTACGCCGTCGTGATGGCCTCCCTCGACCGCGAACTCGTCTTCCGTGACCCGCACACCATGAAGCGGGTCAAGACCGAGCCGGTCACCTGCTACGGCGTCAACCACGCCGACTTCTCGCTGGACGGCAAGTACTTCATCGTCTCCTGCGAGTTCAGCGGCGAACTGCTCAAGGTCGACACCGAGAAGATGAAGGTCGTCGGACAGCAGAAGCTCCCCTTCGACGGAGCCATGCCCCAGGACGTCAAGATCTCCCCGGACGGCAAGAAGTTCTACATCGCCGACATGATGGCCGACGGCATGTGGGTCCTGGACGGCGACAAGTTCGACGAGCCGAAACTGCTGCCCACCGGCAAGGGCTGCCACGGCCTGTACGTCAGCCGCGACTCCCGCGAGATGTACGTCTCCAACCGCGGCGAGGGCAGCGTCTCCGTCTTCGACTTCACCCAGGACAGGCTCACCAAGAAGTGGCAGCTGTCCGACGGCGGCAGCCCCGACATGGGCGGAGTCTCGGCCGACGGCAAGGTCCTGTGGCTGTCCGGCCGTTACGACGCCGAGGTGTACGCCATCGACACCCGCACGGGCGCGCAGCTGGCCCGGATCCCGGTGGGGAGCGGCCCGCACGGGCTGGCGGTGTACCCGCAGCCGGGCCGCTACTCGCTGGGCCACACAGGCATCTTCCGCTGA
- a CDS encoding ADP-ribosyltransferase, translated as MITTPLRRRAAAVVLSLAAVFATTAATAPAQSPKAPAPADCPVQYDDPVEAAADRRVDVGRITPEPVWRKTCGTLYRADGRGPSIVFEEGFKPKDVVNGQYDVESYVLVNQPSPYVSTTYDHDLYKKWWKSGWNYYIDAPGGVDVNKTIGDTHKWADQVEVAFPGGIDRKYIIGVCPVDKTTKVEIMSDCQSNPHYEAWH; from the coding sequence ATGATCACAACTCCGCTGCGGCGGCGCGCCGCTGCCGTCGTCCTGTCCCTGGCCGCCGTCTTCGCCACGACGGCGGCCACGGCTCCCGCGCAGTCTCCGAAGGCACCCGCGCCGGCCGACTGCCCCGTCCAGTACGACGACCCGGTCGAGGCCGCCGCCGACCGCCGTGTCGACGTCGGCCGGATCACCCCCGAGCCGGTCTGGCGCAAGACCTGCGGCACCCTCTACCGCGCCGACGGCCGGGGCCCCTCGATCGTCTTCGAGGAGGGCTTCAAGCCCAAGGACGTGGTGAACGGGCAGTACGACGTGGAGAGTTACGTCCTGGTCAACCAGCCCTCCCCGTACGTGTCCACGACGTACGACCACGACCTGTACAAGAAGTGGTGGAAGTCCGGCTGGAACTACTACATCGACGCGCCCGGCGGTGTCGACGTCAACAAGACCATCGGCGACACGCACAAGTGGGCCGACCAGGTCGAGGTGGCCTTCCCCGGCGGCATTGACCGGAAGTACATCATCGGCGTGTGCCCGGTGGACAAGACCACCAAGGTCGAGATCATGAGCGACTGTCAGAGCAACCCGCACTACGAGGCGTGGCACTGA